The Terriglobia bacterium genome has a window encoding:
- a CDS encoding Imm32 family immunity protein, giving the protein MLTVEYGNDVVEINCDEPGLDLLIRKLQLLKQHGGHQHLMTPSWAGDELTEEKQGPENILIHHLRIALAPKAENSPGAVS; this is encoded by the coding sequence GTCGAATACGGGAACGATGTGGTGGAGATCAACTGCGATGAGCCGGGACTCGACTTGTTGATACGTAAGCTGCAGCTCCTAAAGCAGCACGGGGGCCATCAACACTTGATGACTCCCTCTTGGGCTGGTGATGAACTGACGGAAGAGAAGCAGGGGCCGGAAAACATCCTGATCCATCACTTGCGGATTGCACTGGCACCTAAAGCAGAAAATAGCCCCGGCGCTGTAAGCTAA